The following proteins are co-located in the Heliorestis convoluta genome:
- a CDS encoding ATP-binding cassette domain-containing protein — translation MNKAILEFHNVTIGRSSDPLFDKLNFSVFKEEVTGIWLPRAGGKSTLFSVIVGLKKPLQGKITRSYRTVGFVPQNVTVYRELTVEENLRFIGSLHGIDSVKLQANIESLLEQCHLVELKKVLADDLLSAKGKFLQLACALIYGPDLLVFDDATQGMTEEDCQRFWNIITTYRSENRNSGNKKKATVLFLSHDEEEIMKSTRAISIHRHKQEVSP, via the coding sequence ATGAATAAAGCCATTTTAGAATTTCACAATGTAACCATCGGGAGGTCTTCGGATCCTCTCTTTGATAAACTGAATTTTTCTGTATTCAAAGAAGAGGTAACAGGCATTTGGTTGCCGAGAGCAGGCGGAAAATCAACTCTTTTTTCTGTCATTGTAGGGTTAAAGAAACCATTGCAAGGAAAGATCACAAGGTCTTATCGAACCGTCGGTTTTGTTCCGCAAAATGTAACGGTATATCGCGAGTTGACAGTAGAAGAAAACTTGCGCTTTATAGGCTCTCTGCACGGAATTGATAGTGTTAAGCTGCAAGCAAATATCGAGAGTCTGCTGGAACAATGCCATTTGGTAGAATTAAAAAAAGTGCTAGCCGATGATCTATTATCAGCAAAAGGTAAATTTCTTCAGCTAGCATGCGCGCTTATCTATGGACCCGACTTGCTTGTTTTTGACGATGCTACGCAAGGTATGACAGAAGAAGACTGCCAAAGATTTTGGAATATCATTACCACGTATCGAAGTGAGAACAGAAATAGTGGGAACAAAAAGAAAGCGACTGTACTTTTCTTGAGTCACGATGAAGAAGAAATCATGAAAAGTACACGAGCGATCTCCATTCATCGCCATAAACAGGAGGTTTCGCCATGA
- a CDS encoding TetR/AcrR family transcriptional regulator, translated as MRKVDKIFLGAIEVFAEKGFDRATMDEIAEQSGVAKGTLYYHFKSKEELISFLIKKGMNLLIEQVKEKIDNKTDPLLQIKSLIEAQLMFFDQNRNLCQILLKGAWSDNCREKQFRYLLQDYYGLIENILTRAEAMGKIRKSPIDWSSITLFGTTAMLALRFILDEKPMQHREMAEFLFQQFYAGLKV; from the coding sequence ATGCGTAAGGTCGATAAAATCTTTCTTGGTGCCATTGAGGTTTTTGCTGAGAAAGGTTTTGACCGCGCGACCATGGATGAAATTGCCGAGCAATCGGGTGTGGCCAAAGGAACCTTGTACTATCACTTCAAAAGCAAGGAAGAACTGATTTCTTTCTTGATCAAAAAAGGCATGAACTTGCTGATAGAACAAGTAAAAGAAAAAATTGATAATAAGACAGATCCACTTTTGCAGATTAAGAGTTTAATTGAAGCACAATTGATGTTCTTTGATCAAAACAGAAATCTCTGCCAGATATTACTCAAAGGTGCCTGGTCTGACAACTGTCGTGAGAAACAGTTTCGATATTTGTTACAAGATTACTATGGGCTCATTGAGAATATTCTTACGAGAGCAGAAGCGATGGGAAAGATCAGGAAATCGCCGATTGATTGGTCTTCTATCACATTGTTCGGTACAACAGCTATGTTAGCATTACGCTTTATATTAGATGAAAAACCAATGCAACACCGAGAAATGGCTGAATTTTTATTTCAACAGTTTTATGCTGGTCTAAAGGTATAA
- a CDS encoding L,D-transpeptidase family protein, whose translation MLMGLMVVAIFGGGWLLWNHVEGKERIALEEEMCIFCLEEDRILYPAVPPLQGTDVEEFQERLKELGFYEGTIHGIYDSETVEAVKRLQNSRGVEIDGYVTEETWPLMESPMEVAQAEGARPFTPPPPGKVSIQADIQQHTLTILSDGEVYMVYPISTGKAKTPSPIGDWKVIEKQKGWGGGFGGYWLGFNVPWGLYGIHGTNKPWSIGHSQSQGCFRMFNDDVGEIYSWIPVGTIVEVIDNRTFPLSKSKYRIGQTGQDIVFIQRKLREKGYDIGYSDGRFGPATEEAIKDLQQKNNVPVDGIVNEEVIKILGLEYEQKS comes from the coding sequence ATGCTCATGGGACTTATGGTCGTAGCCATCTTTGGTGGTGGGTGGTTACTCTGGAACCATGTAGAGGGGAAAGAAAGGATTGCTCTGGAAGAAGAAATGTGTATCTTTTGTTTAGAAGAAGATAGGATTCTCTATCCGGCTGTACCACCACTACAAGGGACGGATGTAGAAGAGTTTCAAGAACGACTTAAAGAGCTAGGGTTCTATGAAGGTACAATCCACGGTATTTATGACTCTGAAACAGTAGAAGCCGTAAAAAGGCTACAAAATTCACGAGGTGTTGAAATCGATGGTTATGTGACAGAAGAGACATGGCCATTGATGGAGTCGCCTATGGAAGTAGCTCAGGCAGAAGGAGCTAGACCTTTTACGCCACCGCCCCCTGGAAAGGTATCCATTCAAGCGGATATTCAACAACATACACTTACGATACTTTCTGATGGTGAAGTATATATGGTCTATCCCATCTCTACGGGAAAAGCAAAAACACCATCACCCATTGGAGACTGGAAAGTTATAGAGAAACAAAAAGGCTGGGGTGGAGGTTTCGGTGGTTATTGGCTGGGCTTTAACGTTCCCTGGGGTCTTTATGGTATCCATGGGACCAATAAGCCATGGAGCATTGGACACAGCCAAAGCCAAGGATGTTTTCGCATGTTTAACGATGACGTGGGAGAAATTTACTCTTGGATTCCTGTTGGTACAATCGTTGAAGTTATAGACAATCGCACATTTCCTTTAAGCAAGTCAAAGTATAGAATTGGGCAAACAGGTCAAGACATTGTTTTTATTCAAAGAAAATTAAGAGAAAAAGGCTATGATATTGGATATAGCGACGGCCGATTTGGCCCCGCTACCGAAGAAGCTATAAAAGATCTGCAGCAAAAAAACAACGTGCCTGTTGATGGGATCGTCAATGAAGAAGTAATAAAAATTTTAGGTCTTGAATATGAGCAAAAAAGTTAA
- a CDS encoding phasin family protein, with the protein MKDVFRKTMMAGLGAITITKEKAEQLAEELVKKGELSKEEAAKVVSEVVEKGREQREAISDTIKTEFTRIRGDMGLITRQEYDDLVARIEVIEEKLGIVKEVEVIDQLIEEKQPEQTEPPKE; encoded by the coding sequence ATGAAAGACGTTTTCCGTAAGACCATGATGGCAGGACTTGGTGCTATCACAATTACCAAAGAAAAGGCCGAACAGCTGGCCGAAGAACTAGTTAAAAAAGGTGAATTAAGCAAAGAAGAAGCGGCTAAAGTAGTCAGCGAAGTGGTGGAAAAAGGTCGTGAACAACGCGAGGCGATTTCTGACACCATTAAGACAGAATTTACTCGTATTCGAGGTGATATGGGTCTAATTACCCGTCAAGAATACGATGACTTAGTGGCTCGCATTGAAGTTATCGAAGAAAAGCTAGGCATTGTAAAAGAAGTAGAAGTCATCGATCAACTGATAGAAGAGAAGCAGCCAGAACAGACAGAACCTCCGAAAGAATAA
- a CDS encoding HlyD family secretion protein — MDRINKKMTIIAVLLLFILSLLGFTFYPWSSKESGQRDKLLSGYIEGTEVNISSKIPGKVEAILVQEGDRVEAGQVLVRLESRELIEQLNQAKAALAQAQYGALLAAETIEGQIAQAKASLEGAQAHLQALEKGPRSQEIAMTKAAVDQARASYENAKNNYERMEVLFENGAVPAKSRDDAKTMVESTEATYIQAREKLAMVEEGSRSEEIDGGKSKVAQAEAVYQMAIGNRHQLSLQNAVVEQARAALEAAQAMVDNTEIKAPQEGIIAYRMVEMGEMVIAGMTMMTIVNNDQVWVRSQVPEDLVTTLSIGQELPVYVAGVEEPFTGTLVWINASADFATRKATQDLGDFDVKTFAIKIQVDNSKGILKNGMTARVLLPEPL, encoded by the coding sequence GTGGACAGAATAAACAAAAAAATGACCATCATTGCAGTTCTCCTTTTGTTTATCCTTTCTTTACTAGGCTTTACTTTCTATCCTTGGTCTTCTAAAGAAAGCGGACAGAGAGATAAACTTTTGAGCGGATATATTGAAGGTACAGAAGTGAATATAAGCAGCAAAATACCAGGCAAAGTAGAAGCGATTCTGGTCCAAGAAGGAGACAGAGTCGAAGCAGGACAAGTTCTAGTACGCTTAGAAAGTCGTGAATTGATAGAACAATTGAATCAAGCGAAAGCTGCATTAGCGCAAGCCCAATATGGCGCTTTGTTGGCAGCAGAAACCATAGAAGGCCAAATTGCACAAGCCAAAGCATCTTTAGAAGGTGCCCAAGCTCACTTACAGGCATTAGAAAAAGGACCTCGTTCTCAAGAAATCGCCATGACCAAAGCAGCGGTCGATCAAGCTAGAGCGAGTTATGAAAATGCCAAAAATAATTATGAAAGAATGGAAGTTTTATTTGAAAATGGTGCTGTCCCGGCCAAAAGTCGTGATGACGCCAAAACGATGGTAGAAAGCACAGAAGCCACCTACATACAAGCCCGAGAAAAGCTAGCTATGGTGGAAGAAGGCAGTCGCAGTGAAGAAATTGACGGAGGAAAGTCCAAGGTTGCCCAAGCAGAAGCAGTCTATCAAATGGCCATCGGGAACCGCCATCAACTTTCTTTACAAAATGCTGTGGTGGAGCAAGCAAGAGCGGCTCTAGAAGCAGCGCAAGCCATGGTTGATAATACAGAGATTAAAGCTCCGCAAGAAGGCATCATAGCGTATCGCATGGTAGAAATGGGTGAGATGGTTATAGCAGGCATGACTATGATGACCATTGTGAACAACGATCAGGTTTGGGTGCGATCACAAGTACCAGAAGATCTGGTAACGACTCTTTCCATCGGTCAAGAACTGCCTGTATATGTTGCTGGTGTAGAAGAACCATTTACAGGAACATTGGTATGGATCAATGCTAGTGCTGATTTTGCGACTCGAAAAGCGACGCAAGATCTAGGAGACTTTGACGTGAAAACCTTTGCGATTAAGATACAAGTTGATAATAGCAAAGGAATCTTAAAAAATGGTATGACTGCAAGAGTACTTTTACCAGAACCTTTATAG
- a CDS encoding serine hydrolase: MASLIRKGGRKRGFIYVSTFFFLTCTLLASWFMWKQNQISSLQFIVYLNEREDKTVVAEEIDYSQLEQKIKSYLYRFSGTYGLYVEDLATGATLEINADKSFPAASVIKVPLILFLYSLAIDDRIDLDEEMVLEAGDIESGTGILKTEAVGTTYTLRQLAQYTIEYSDNSATNMLMRRLGRENFYFFLRLMGAEIIPLGPGKGNIMCARDAALYLKGVMALRELHPEYGQEVLQYLLNSKFDDRIPAGIPKGIQVANKIGTQVNVVNDAAIVLLNGKPYVIAILCSHIHEQEAVGAIAQISKLVFEYHRQYVPLDIFTEEEGISN; the protein is encoded by the coding sequence GTGGCTAGTCTGATACGAAAAGGAGGGAGAAAAAGAGGTTTTATCTACGTAAGCACATTCTTTTTTCTAACCTGTACCCTACTGGCTTCCTGGTTTATGTGGAAACAAAATCAAATATCTTCCTTACAATTTATTGTCTATTTGAATGAAAGAGAAGATAAAACTGTTGTGGCTGAAGAGATTGATTATAGCCAGCTTGAACAAAAGATTAAAAGCTACCTTTATCGCTTTAGTGGTACCTATGGTCTCTATGTAGAAGATTTAGCTACAGGTGCAACGCTAGAAATTAATGCAGATAAATCTTTTCCTGCAGCAAGTGTTATCAAGGTACCACTTATACTTTTTTTATATTCATTAGCCATTGATGATCGTATCGATCTAGATGAGGAAATGGTTTTAGAAGCAGGGGATATTGAATCAGGTACAGGTATCTTAAAAACGGAAGCAGTCGGAACAACTTATACACTTCGCCAGTTGGCACAATATACGATAGAATATAGTGACAATAGTGCTACGAATATGTTGATGAGACGTCTCGGTAGAGAAAACTTTTATTTTTTTCTCCGTCTTATGGGTGCTGAAATCATTCCCCTCGGTCCTGGAAAGGGGAACATAATGTGCGCTCGTGATGCCGCTTTATATTTAAAAGGTGTCATGGCACTTCGAGAACTCCATCCTGAGTATGGTCAAGAAGTTCTCCAGTATTTACTCAATAGTAAGTTTGATGATCGCATTCCTGCTGGAATTCCTAAAGGTATTCAAGTAGCCAATAAAATTGGAACACAGGTAAATGTGGTCAATGACGCGGCCATTGTTCTTCTTAATGGAAAACCTTATGTGATTGCAATTCTCTGTAGCCATATTCATGAGCAAGAAGCAGTAGGAGCAATTGCTCAGATTTCAAAGCTCGTCTTCGAATACCACCGACAATATGTGCCTCTAGATATTTTTACCGAAGAAGAGGGTATTTCAAATTAA
- a CDS encoding FmdB family zinc ribbon protein codes for MPTYDFECKQCGHAFSELTSYHQREKVPCPECGTQGATVKITGFFVGKSQKSACSTRGCSPSIAPSCPGAAAGGCPGMR; via the coding sequence ATGCCGACATACGATTTTGAATGCAAACAATGTGGTCATGCTTTTTCAGAACTTACTTCTTATCATCAACGAGAGAAAGTTCCCTGCCCAGAATGTGGAACCCAGGGAGCTACAGTTAAGATAACCGGCTTTTTTGTAGGTAAATCACAAAAAAGCGCTTGCAGTACTAGAGGATGTAGTCCCAGCATAGCGCCGTCTTGTCCCGGAGCAGCTGCGGGCGGTTGTCCTGGTATGAGATAA
- a CDS encoding YibE/F family protein, whose amino-acid sequence MDNKGFRFRKTPYTLLSFLLLAVILLNSFAFTAAWANERAVYYEAPTEDFYTEAYAEDILPFHDFGPVNEVFLKGKVISIIDETPLSGDFFDVRHNDLMRQHLQIEIIDKPYQGQRKIVEHTASITNPFQGVYLVPGDKVVLYGVLDQNDNLQEIYIQDLVRERSVFWLAFTFVAILLVLGGLKGLGAISTVVLTGLLLWFFLLPAVLQGFNPLWGAVLVCAIVSIVSTPMVAGLNRKTLAAIIGTISGVFIAGILAYYAGFQARIVGIEFDYINLLLNIPGDVTLDLRGVFFAGVLIGSLGAVMDTGMSVASSMREIAAANPKITFKELWKAGMNVGKDVMGMMSSTLILAYAGSALPLLLLMVAYETPALKLLNSDLIVSEIIRSLAGSIGLCLSIPITALVSSYLLLNRKK is encoded by the coding sequence ATGGATAATAAAGGGTTTCGGTTCCGTAAAACTCCTTATACGTTACTAAGTTTTTTGCTTCTTGCTGTGATCTTATTGAATTCTTTTGCCTTCACAGCAGCTTGGGCGAATGAAAGAGCTGTTTATTATGAAGCTCCTACAGAAGATTTTTATACCGAGGCCTATGCCGAAGATATCTTGCCTTTTCACGACTTTGGTCCTGTCAATGAAGTATTTCTAAAGGGCAAAGTGATTTCTATCATTGACGAGACACCGCTCTCTGGTGATTTTTTTGATGTTAGGCATAATGATTTGATGCGGCAGCATTTGCAAATCGAGATCATAGACAAGCCTTACCAGGGACAGCGCAAAATAGTCGAACATACGGCTAGTATCACGAACCCTTTTCAAGGCGTCTATCTTGTTCCTGGCGACAAAGTTGTTCTGTATGGTGTCTTAGATCAAAATGATAATTTACAGGAGATTTATATCCAAGATTTAGTGAGAGAAAGGTCTGTTTTTTGGCTTGCCTTTACTTTTGTTGCAATACTTCTCGTTCTAGGTGGTCTTAAAGGATTAGGCGCTATCTCTACCGTTGTATTGACAGGGCTGCTATTATGGTTCTTTTTATTGCCTGCCGTTTTACAAGGCTTTAATCCTTTGTGGGGTGCTGTGTTGGTCTGTGCCATTGTTAGTATTGTGAGTACTCCTATGGTGGCGGGCTTAAATCGTAAAACCTTAGCCGCCATTATAGGCACCATTTCCGGTGTTTTTATCGCCGGTATATTGGCGTATTATGCTGGCTTTCAAGCGCGCATTGTAGGTATTGAGTTTGATTACATTAACTTGCTTCTTAATATTCCTGGTGATGTAACCTTAGATTTACGAGGCGTCTTTTTTGCCGGTGTTCTTATTGGTAGTTTGGGTGCTGTTATGGATACGGGCATGTCTGTTGCTTCATCAATGCGAGAGATCGCTGCAGCAAATCCGAAAATTACTTTCAAAGAACTTTGGAAAGCGGGTATGAACGTCGGTAAAGATGTTATGGGCATGATGTCAAGTACACTCATTCTGGCCTATGCCGGTAGTGCCCTTCCACTTCTACTACTGATGGTTGCTTATGAAACACCAGCTTTAAAACTCTTAAACTCTGATCTGATTGTGAGTGAAATTATCCGTTCATTAGCTGGTTCCATCGGTCTTTGTTTATCCATTCCAATTACAGCTCTCGTCTCATCCTATTTGTTGCTAAACAGAAAAAAATAA
- the gyrA gene encoding DNA gyrase subunit A, which translates to MTEIVGKVVPIKLEDEMKKSFLDYSMSVIVSRALPDVRDGLKPVHRRILYTLHETGRTPEKPYSKSAGLVGDVMGRYHPHGDAAIYDAIVRLVQNFSSRYPLIDGHGNFGSIDGDPAAAMRYTELRMAKITTHILSDIEKNTVDFKPNYDDKREEPIVLPARVPNLLVNGSSGIAVGMATNIPPHNLGEVVDATIMMIDDPTVSTEDLMKVIKGPDFPTGGLIMGRDGIRQAYLTGRGSVVMRAKTRIEKMNGGKMRILVHEIPYQVNKSRLLERIADLVRDKRIDGITDLRDESDRKGMQIVIELRRDANPQVILNQLFKQTQLQDTFGVILLALVDGVPKVLNLRDMIYYYLEHQKDVIVRRTRYDLEKAEARAHILEGLRIAIDHIDRIIEIIRSSPTEEQARPRLMSEFSLSEKQAQAILDMRLKRLAGLEREKIEEEYQSLLNDIAYYNAVLNSEKMVLDIIRKEIIEIKTKFADERRSEITAAGGAFDIEDLIAEEDAVITITHNGYIKRLPVHTYKAQHRGGRGVTGMGTKDDDFVELLFITTTHHNLLFFTNRGKVYRLKAHEIPEASRTAKGTAIVNLLAISGEPYSLVITMLEARCDMSHKVECVSEEKITAVFPVKDYDPDHYLFMATRNGVVKKTPVQDYDRSRKDGIIALNLDDGDELFSVKMTDGQSDILLVTNKGMAVRFNEADVRTMGRVARGVKGIDLSDDDQLTALEIVKDDDDLLMITESGMGKRTSLSEYRKQRRGGKGIMVMRLTDRTGLMAGVRVVRSGDEVMVISAEGVIIRLIVDEISKLSRMTQGVNIMRMSQDDKVVALARVAMKEEEV; encoded by the coding sequence ATGACCGAAATCGTTGGTAAAGTAGTACCTATCAAATTAGAAGACGAAATGAAAAAATCGTTCCTAGACTATTCGATGAGCGTTATAGTCTCTAGGGCATTGCCCGATGTAAGAGACGGCCTAAAACCAGTTCATCGAAGAATCCTCTATACCCTTCATGAAACAGGTAGAACACCTGAAAAACCTTATAGCAAATCAGCCGGTCTCGTTGGTGACGTCATGGGTCGTTATCACCCCCATGGCGACGCTGCTATTTATGATGCCATTGTTCGGCTTGTTCAAAACTTTTCATCACGGTATCCACTCATTGATGGTCACGGCAACTTTGGTTCTATTGATGGCGATCCAGCTGCAGCCATGCGTTATACAGAATTGCGCATGGCCAAAATTACAACACATATTCTTTCTGATATTGAAAAAAACACAGTAGACTTCAAACCCAACTATGATGACAAACGAGAAGAACCCATTGTCTTGCCAGCTCGTGTACCCAATCTACTGGTTAATGGTTCTTCAGGCATTGCTGTGGGTATGGCTACCAACATTCCACCGCACAACTTAGGAGAAGTCGTCGATGCCACCATCATGATGATTGATGATCCAACGGTGTCAACAGAAGATCTTATGAAAGTCATTAAAGGGCCTGACTTCCCAACAGGTGGTTTGATCATGGGTAGAGATGGAATACGACAAGCCTACCTAACAGGTCGCGGCAGTGTTGTGATGAGAGCGAAAACGCGCATCGAGAAGATGAATGGCGGCAAGATGCGCATTCTTGTTCATGAAATTCCATACCAGGTCAACAAGTCTCGCCTTTTAGAAAGAATTGCAGATCTCGTCAGAGACAAGCGAATTGATGGTATTACAGATCTTCGCGATGAATCCGATCGCAAAGGGATGCAAATCGTCATCGAATTACGAAGAGATGCCAATCCACAGGTTATCTTGAATCAACTGTTTAAGCAGACACAACTTCAAGATACATTTGGCGTTATCTTATTAGCCCTTGTCGATGGTGTCCCGAAAGTATTGAACCTTCGGGACATGATCTATTATTACTTAGAACACCAAAAAGATGTAATTGTACGCCGTACTCGCTATGACTTAGAAAAAGCAGAAGCAAGAGCTCATATTCTAGAAGGTTTGCGCATTGCTATCGATCATATCGATCGGATCATCGAAATCATTCGATCCTCACCTACAGAAGAACAAGCTCGTCCACGTTTGATGAGCGAATTTTCACTAAGTGAAAAGCAAGCCCAGGCCATTTTAGACATGCGGTTAAAAAGGCTAGCTGGACTAGAAAGAGAGAAAATTGAAGAAGAATATCAATCTTTACTCAATGACATTGCTTACTATAATGCAGTATTGAACTCAGAAAAAATGGTACTCGATATTATCCGCAAAGAAATTATCGAAATCAAAACAAAGTTTGCTGATGAGCGACGCAGTGAAATCACTGCAGCAGGTGGAGCATTTGACATTGAAGATCTGATTGCAGAAGAAGACGCTGTCATTACAATTACCCACAACGGCTACATCAAGCGCTTGCCTGTTCATACATACAAGGCACAGCATCGTGGTGGTCGTGGTGTAACAGGAATGGGAACAAAAGACGATGACTTTGTAGAACTTCTTTTCATCACCACTACGCACCATAACCTACTTTTCTTCACCAATCGAGGCAAAGTCTATCGCCTAAAAGCGCATGAAATACCGGAAGCTTCTCGTACAGCCAAAGGAACAGCTATCGTTAACTTATTGGCTATTTCAGGGGAACCGTACAGCCTGGTCATAACCATGTTAGAAGCCCGCTGTGATATGAGCCATAAAGTAGAGTGCGTCTCTGAAGAAAAGATTACAGCAGTATTCCCTGTAAAAGACTACGATCCCGATCATTATCTATTTATGGCTACACGCAATGGTGTAGTGAAAAAAACACCGGTACAAGATTATGATCGTTCTCGTAAAGACGGCATTATTGCATTAAATCTCGATGACGGCGATGAACTCTTTAGCGTAAAAATGACAGACGGGCAAAGTGATATTTTGCTCGTTACCAACAAAGGCATGGCAGTAAGATTTAATGAAGCCGATGTTCGAACCATGGGTCGAGTCGCTCGTGGCGTAAAAGGCATCGATCTTTCTGATGACGATCAATTGACAGCCCTTGAAATCGTTAAAGACGATGATGATTTGCTTATGATTACTGAAAGTGGTATGGGCAAGCGTACATCCTTATCGGAATATCGAAAGCAACGTCGAGGCGGAAAAGGAATTATGGTCATGCGCCTGACCGATCGAACAGGACTCATGGCCGGCGTTAGAGTGGTTCGTTCTGGTGATGAAGTCATGGTTATTTCTGCCGAAGGTGTGATTATTCGTCTCATTGTAGATGAAATTAGCAAGCTAAGCAGAATGACACAAGGTGTAAACATCATGCGTATGAGTCAAGATGATAAAGTGGTAGCATTGGCTCGAGTGGCCATGAAGGAAGAAGAAGTCTAG
- a CDS encoding ABC transporter permease, with amino-acid sequence MNRIVLMATKEFLHILRDKRSALFLLVGPLVALLFFTFLYAGETVGGLRLLIVDEDKSPLSREIASQYSQVETFEYVGQVNHYDQAREWLQSGKAEVAVIIPSNFSKEIKEGRGSQILTIIDGTNMLVSNSAIRASSQIVQYNSALVTMRVLESHGIPLEKAKSIVQSVNFSTRVWYNPTFNYRNFLLLGLAATVLQQVLLMPISTSICREKTRGTNAYLALSPLRSYEAIIGKAIPYIFLGLFNLLLILVFANRLGIGIRGSGLEMFILSFLFALSLVGIAFIISLVAKDELRATQMSVLVAMPSFLISGFTWPLDGMAQPIVWVAQALPLTHFLEAIKIIGVKGAGIENVGTEIGALSLLGFGGIAGTILLWEQKRKKGKLL; translated from the coding sequence ATGAATCGAATTGTACTAATGGCGACGAAAGAATTTTTACATATTTTGCGCGACAAACGGTCTGCACTTTTCCTTCTGGTAGGACCTTTGGTGGCGCTTCTTTTTTTTACATTCCTTTATGCTGGAGAGACGGTGGGCGGTCTACGCCTTCTTATCGTAGACGAAGATAAAAGTCCTTTAAGCAGAGAGATCGCTTCTCAATACAGTCAAGTAGAAACTTTCGAATACGTAGGCCAGGTTAATCACTATGATCAAGCTCGTGAATGGTTACAGTCTGGAAAAGCAGAAGTCGCTGTTATTATTCCTTCTAACTTCTCCAAAGAAATCAAAGAAGGTCGAGGTAGTCAAATTCTTACGATCATAGATGGCACCAATATGCTTGTGTCCAATAGCGCCATTCGAGCTTCCAGCCAAATCGTGCAGTACAATTCTGCACTTGTAACGATGCGAGTTTTAGAAAGTCATGGCATTCCTTTAGAAAAAGCAAAAAGCATTGTTCAATCTGTTAATTTTTCAACTCGTGTCTGGTATAACCCCACCTTTAACTATCGGAACTTTTTACTACTAGGCTTGGCCGCTACAGTATTGCAGCAAGTTTTACTTATGCCCATCTCTACATCAATATGTCGAGAAAAAACTAGAGGAACCAATGCCTATCTAGCTTTATCGCCTTTGCGTTCTTATGAAGCAATCATTGGGAAAGCGATTCCCTACATCTTTCTCGGTCTATTTAATCTTTTGCTTATCCTTGTCTTTGCCAATCGACTCGGTATTGGAATTCGCGGTTCTGGGCTAGAAATGTTTATCCTATCATTTCTATTTGCATTGTCCTTAGTTGGTATTGCTTTTATCATTTCACTAGTAGCCAAAGATGAGCTAAGAGCAACTCAGATGAGCGTTCTTGTTGCCATGCCTTCTTTCTTGATCTCAGGCTTTACTTGGCCCTTAGACGGGATGGCTCAACCTATCGTATGGGTAGCCCAAGCGCTGCCACTTACACACTTTTTAGAAGCCATTAAAATCATTGGCGTCAAAGGTGCGGGTATAGAGAATGTTGGTACAGAAATAGGGGCGCTTTCTCTATTGGGATTCGGTGGAATCGCAGGAACCATCTTGCTATGGGAACAAAAAAGAAAGAAAGGAAAGCTTCTATAA
- a CDS encoding DegV family protein — MSTIHLVTDSTAYLTNEEIKSLQCHVVSLRVISNNDSQLDAETDHVEFAQFLRHANPIPTTSQPPMSEFQELYDQLTSDGSSVISIHLSANLSGTYQSASMAARTLENRDIHVIDSWSTVSGLRIQLESIRQGIDSGLALQEIVSNALAAREKHKLLLLLDSLDFLHRGGRIGRAQSLFGSLLSIKPVLWLQNQGKVEVYDKIRTRKKAYRKIAEYIQENWQQQGPLRIALSHVNAEAEVKEMQAMIQKAVPAASPTIHSVGPVIAVHTGPGSIAVSFQPLDI; from the coding sequence TTGTCTACCATTCATCTTGTAACAGATAGCACAGCCTATCTTACCAATGAAGAAATTAAGTCTCTACAATGTCACGTTGTTTCTTTACGTGTTATTTCTAACAATGACAGTCAACTTGATGCAGAGACGGATCATGTAGAATTTGCACAATTTCTTCGTCATGCCAATCCTATACCAACAACCTCACAACCACCAATGAGTGAATTCCAAGAACTTTATGATCAACTTACTTCTGATGGAAGTTCCGTCATCTCTATCCACCTGTCAGCCAATCTCAGTGGTACCTATCAATCAGCTTCCATGGCAGCTCGTACTCTAGAAAATCGAGATATTCATGTGATTGACTCATGGTCAACCGTATCAGGCTTACGAATTCAATTAGAATCGATTCGCCAAGGTATTGACTCGGGTCTCGCTTTGCAAGAAATTGTATCAAATGCTCTAGCAGCTCGAGAAAAGCATAAATTATTACTTCTATTAGACTCATTAGACTTTTTACATCGTGGTGGTCGCATTGGCAGAGCGCAGTCGCTATTTGGGAGCTTACTTAGCATTAAACCTGTACTTTGGTTACAAAATCAGGGGAAGGTAGAAGTTTACGATAAAATTCGGACTCGAAAAAAAGCCTACCGTAAAATAGCAGAGTATATACAAGAGAATTGGCAACAGCAAGGACCTTTACGAATCGCTTTATCTCATGTCAATGCCGAAGCTGAAGTCAAAGAAATGCAAGCAATGATTCAAAAGGCTGTCCCAGCAGCAAGTCCAACGATTCACTCCGTTGGACCTGTTATAGCTGTTCATACAGGACCTGGTTCTATAGCCGTGTCCTTCCAACCTTTGGACATCTGA